A portion of the Scleropages formosus chromosome 13, fSclFor1.1, whole genome shotgun sequence genome contains these proteins:
- the LOC108925473 gene encoding WD repeat-containing protein 44-like encodes MASDTSDTEEFYDAAEDVNLSPSPAGVSPAKFVIPSKKVNEHLPPQDSTLTLDAQPADSVQIIDSIIEESQKESTVTEEPLLTDGKGLTQGNEAVGGGVERDVTKEDVVEVGLIKGGVSDGGGVKDDEAVPNIDPESLAKEQKTSIEISTEPSEGYGKQQQDSGVSLPLSGVSGASCPSVEVVQELSPPDITNALDPERQGHVQPVQPEENGQPYRTADILEQVSLPAKVADQDPPAPTKPPRQFITEPDIVASTKKLPPVRPPPPSGTPPPRPPPPSRPAPPPRKKTQETLRPTELEVSTEPSASSGLVSPNTAVDFITKELQHSLDLASATSGDKVVTAQESGKAADGQSSTTSESEAMGPQRPRSSSGREMTDEEILASVMIKNLDTGEEIPLSLAEEKLPTGINPLTLHIMRRTKEYVTNDSAQSDDEDKAHTHLSDTDGGKLKQKTTQLKKFFGKSVKKAKHLAEEYGEKAVNKVKSVRDEVFHTDQDDPSSSDDEGMPYNRPVKFKAAHGFKGPFDFDHVKMVQDLSGEHMGAVWTMKFSHCGRLLATAGQDNVVRIWVLRNAFDYFNNMRLKYNTEGRVSPSPSQESLNSSKSDTDGASLSVSEDLDTEDRNAPFRQVPFCKYKGHTADLLDLSWSKNYFLLSSSMDKTVRLWHISRRECLCCFQHIDFVTAIAFHPRDDRYFLSGSLDGKLRLWNIPDKKVALWNEVDGQTRLITAANFCQNGKYAVIGTYDGRCIFYDTEHLKYHTQIHVRSTRGRNRVGRKITGIEPLPGENKILVTSNDSRIRLYDLRDLSLSMKYKGYVNSSSQIKASFSHDYSFIVSGSEDKYVYIWSTYHDLSKFTSVRRDRNDFWEGIKAHNAVVTSAIFAPQPNLILPLEAGATEKPDTEGKSAEPREPETIPSGALKTDHSEVLLSADFTGAIKVFVNVKKH; translated from the exons ATGGCGTCGGACACGAGTGATACAGAGGAGTTCTACGATGCCGCCGAAGACGTGAACCTGTCCCCTTCTCCCGCCGGCGT GTCACCAGCAAAATTTGTCATCCCTTCAAAAAAG GTGAATGAACACCTCCCGCCCCAGGATAGCACTCTTACGCTTGATGCCCAGCCTGCAGACTCTGTCCAG ATCATTGACAGTATCATAGAGGAGAGTCAGAAGGAGAGCACGGTGACAGAGGAACCTCTACTGACGGATGGTAAAGGGTTGACTCAGGGGAACGAGGCTGTAGGAGGTGGAGTTGAGAGAGACGTGACCAAAGAGGATGTGGTTGAAGTGGGTCTGATTAAAGGAGGGGTGAGTGATGGAGGTGGGGTCAAAGACGACGAAGCTGTACCAAACATAGACCCAGAGTCCCTGGCTAAGGAACAGAAGACTTCGATAGAAATATCAACGGAGCCATCAGAGGGCTAtggcaaacagcagcaggactcTGGGGTCTCACTGCCGCTTTCTGGGGTGTCTGGAGCATCCTGCCCTTCAGTGGAGGTGGTGCAGGAATTGAGCCCGCCAGATATTACTAATGCCCTGGATCCTGAGCGACAGGGTCATGTGCAGCCTGTGCAGCCTGAAGAAAATGGCCAACCCTACCGAACAGCAGACATACTGGAGCAAGTCTCTCTCCCTGCCAAGGTAGCTGACCAGGACCCCCCTGCACCGACCAAGCCACCTCGACAGTTCATCACAGAGCCGGATATTGTGGCCAGTACCAAAAAACTCCCTCCCGTGCGACCACCTCCTCCCAGTGGCACCCCACCTCCACGGCCGCCTCCCCCATCCCGCCCTGCACCACCCCCACGCAAAAAGACCCAGGAAACCCTGCGGCCAACAGAGCTTGAGG TCTCCACTGAACCATCAGCATCGTCTGGGCTGGTGTCTCCCAATACGGCTGTGGATTTCATCACCAAGGAGCTGCAGCACTCTCTGGACTTGGCCAGTGCTACCAGTGGAGATAAGGTGGTGACCGCCCAG GAGAGTGGCAAGGCAGCAGATGGACAGAGCTCCACCACCAGTGAAAGTGAGGCGATGGGACCACAGAGGCCGCGGTCCAGCTCAGGCCGTGAAATGACTGATGAG GAGATCCTGGCAAGTGTGATGATCAAGAATCTAGACACAGGGGAGGAGATCCCTCTCAGCCTGGCTGAGGAGAAGCTTCCCACGGGCATCAATCCACTGACACTGCACATCATGAGGAGAACCAAAGAATATGTCAC GAACGATTCAGCCCAGTCAGATGATGAAGACAAGGCCCACACCCACCTCAGTGACACCGACGGTGGAAAGCTGAAACAGAAAAC CACACAGCTCAAAAAGTTTTTTGGTAAATCTGTGAAGAAGGCCAAGCACCTGGCAGAGGAGTATGGTGAAAAGGCAGTCAACAAGGTGAAGAGCGTCCGTGATGAAG TTTTTCACACGGACCAGGACGACCCCTCCTCCAGCGATGATGAGGGCATGCCATACAACAGGCCTGTGAAGTTCAAGGCTGCCCACGGCTTCAAAGGCCCCTTCGACTTTGACCATGTAAAGATGGTCCAGGATCTGAGTGGGGAACACAtg GGAGCAGTGTGGACTATGAAGTTCTCACACTGCGGCCGACTGCTGGCCACCGCAGGCCAGGACAACGTGGTGCGCATCTGGGTGTTGAGGAATGCTTTCGACTACTTCAACAACATGAGGTTGAAGTATAACACAGAag GTCGCgtttctccctctccctcccaaGAAAGCTTGAATTCGTCCAAATCTGACACAGATGGTGCA AGCCTGAGTGTCAGCGAGGATCTCGACACAGAGGACAGAAATGCCCCCTTTCGCCAGGTGCCCTTCTGTAAATACAAAGGGCACACAGCTGACCTTCTCGACCTGTCCTGGTCAAAG AATTACTTCCTGTTGTCGTCGTCGATGGACAAGACTGTAAGGCTGTGGCACATATCAAGGAGGGAGTGCCTCTGCTGCTTCCAGCATATCGACTTTGTGACAGCGATCGCCTTCCACCCCAGG GATGACCGTTACTTCCTGAGTGGCTCCTTGGACGGCAAACTGCGGCTGTGGAACATCCCAGACAAGAAGGTGGCGCTATGGAACGAGGTGGACGGCCAAACGCGCCTCATCACTGCCGCCAACTTCTGCCAGAACGGGAAGTATGCCGTCATCGGGACCTATGATGGTCGCTGCATTTTTTACGACACAGAG CACCTGAAGTACCATACCCAGATCCACGTGCGGTCGACGAGGGGTCGAAACCGAGTGGGCCGCAAGATCACTGGCATCGAGCCTCTGCCTGGGGAGAACAAG ATTCTGGTAACTTCCAATGATTCTCGGATTCGCTTGTATGACTTGCGAGACCTTTCGCTGTCCATGAAGTACAAAGGATACGTCAACAGCAGCAGTCAGATCAAGGCGAGCTTCAG CCATGACTACTCGTTCATTGTGAGTGGCTCCGAGGACAAGTACGTTTACATCTGGAGCACCTACCACGACTTGAGCAAATTCACCTCTGTGCGACGAGACCGTAATGACTTCTGGGAAGGAATTAAAG CTCACAATGCAGTGGTGACATCGGCCATCTTCGCCCCCCAGCCCAACCTCATACTTCCCCTGGAAGCAGGGGCCACTGAGAAGCCAGACACAGAGGGCAAGAGCGCGGAGCCCAGGGAACCGGAGACCATCCCCTCAG GAGCCCTGAAGACTGACCACAGCGAGGTTCTCCTCTCGGCTGACTTTACCGGCGCCATCAAGGTGTTCGTCAACGTGAAAAAGCATTGA